A stretch of the Pseudomonadota bacterium genome encodes the following:
- the clpS gene encoding ATP-dependent Clp protease adapter ClpS has product MSGEQERRDGDGLALQEAKPELKEPSMYKVFLLNDDYTPMEFVVTLLEKLFGMDREKATRIMLLVHSQGKGVCGIYTYEIAETKVAQVNEYSQRHQHPLLCSMEKV; this is encoded by the coding sequence ATGAGCGGTGAGCAGGAACGTCGGGACGGTGACGGGCTAGCGCTCCAGGAGGCAAAGCCCGAGCTCAAGGAACCGTCCATGTACAAGGTGTTTCTCCTGAACGATGACTACACGCCCATGGAGTTCGTCGTGACCTTGCTGGAGAAACTGTTCGGGATGGATCGCGAGAAGGCAACGCGCATCATGTTGCTGGTGCACAGTCAGGGCAAGGGGGTTTGCGGCATCTACACCTACGAGATCGCCGAAACCAAGGTGGCGCAGGTCAATGAATATTCCCAGCGCCACCAGCACCCGCTGCTGTGCAGCATGGAAAAGGTCTAG
- the clpA gene encoding ATP-dependent Clp protease ATP-binding subunit ClpA — MLSKELEFTLNLAFKEAREKNHEFMTVEHLLYALLGNPSAVEVLRACGGNVEQLKREVGAFIEETTPKLNPGDTRETQPTLGFQRVLQRAVFHVQSSDKNEVTGANVLVAIFSEQESQAVYFLNKLDITRLDVINYISHGISKVNETPDESIENPADTELQDNTAKQPLETFATNLNELAAQGRIDPLIGRRAEVQRTIQILCRRRKNNPLFVGEAGVGKTAIAEGLARMIVEGDVPDVLLNSTIYSLDLGSLVAGTKYRGDFEKRFKAVLSQLRKEPGAILFIDEIHTMIGAGAASGGVMDASNLMKPLLASGELKCIGSTTYTEYRGIFEKDHALSRRFQKVDINEPSVEETFTILKGLKSRFEEHHKVKYSIGALRSAAELADRYINDRHLPDKAVDVIDEAGASQRLRPPSRRKKTIGVAEIEHVIALMARIPEKSVSASDKETLRNLERDLKMVVYGQDKAIETLATSIKMQRSGLGNETRPIGSFLFAGPTGVGKTEVTRQLARIMGLELVRFDMSEYMERHTVSRLIGAPPGYVGYDQGGLLTEAISKNPHVVLLLDEIEKAHPDVFNLLLQVMDHGTLTDNNGRKADFRNVILVMTTNAGAHEMNRPSIGFTQQDHSSDAMEAIRKLFTPEFRNRLDAIVQFAPLDPTVIVQVVDKFIFELEAQLQEQQVTLDLDEAARLWLAEHGYDPKMGARPMARLIQQHIKKPLAEELLFGRLVGGGHLLIHLEDGELAFDIEGKALPVT; from the coding sequence ATGTTGAGCAAGGAACTCGAATTCACCCTGAACCTGGCCTTCAAGGAGGCGCGGGAGAAAAACCACGAGTTCATGACCGTGGAGCACCTGCTTTATGCGCTGCTCGGCAATCCCTCCGCGGTCGAGGTGCTGCGCGCGTGCGGCGGCAACGTCGAGCAGCTCAAGCGGGAAGTCGGCGCCTTCATCGAGGAAACCACCCCGAAACTCAACCCGGGCGACACCCGTGAGACCCAGCCCACGCTGGGATTTCAGCGCGTGCTGCAGCGCGCGGTGTTCCACGTGCAGTCGTCCGACAAGAACGAGGTTACCGGCGCCAACGTGCTGGTGGCCATCTTCAGCGAGCAGGAATCCCAAGCGGTGTATTTCCTGAACAAGCTGGACATCACGCGCCTCGACGTCATCAACTACATCTCGCACGGCATCTCCAAGGTCAACGAAACGCCCGACGAAAGCATCGAAAATCCGGCGGACACCGAGCTGCAGGACAACACCGCGAAGCAGCCGCTGGAAACCTTCGCCACCAATCTCAACGAACTCGCCGCGCAGGGCCGCATCGATCCCCTGATCGGGCGCCGCGCCGAGGTCCAGCGCACCATCCAGATCCTGTGCCGCCGGCGCAAGAACAACCCGCTGTTCGTGGGCGAGGCGGGCGTGGGCAAGACGGCGATCGCCGAAGGGCTGGCGCGCATGATCGTGGAAGGCGATGTACCGGATGTGCTGTTGAACAGCACCATCTATTCGCTCGACCTGGGCTCCTTGGTGGCGGGCACCAAGTACCGCGGCGATTTCGAGAAGCGCTTCAAGGCGGTGCTGTCACAGCTGCGCAAGGAACCGGGCGCCATCCTGTTCATCGACGAGATCCACACCATGATCGGCGCCGGCGCCGCGTCCGGTGGCGTCATGGATGCCTCGAACCTGATGAAGCCGCTGCTGGCCTCCGGCGAGCTCAAGTGCATCGGCTCGACCACCTACACGGAATACCGCGGCATCTTTGAAAAGGACCACGCCCTGTCCCGGCGCTTCCAGAAGGTCGACATCAACGAACCCTCGGTGGAGGAAACCTTCACCATCCTCAAGGGTCTCAAGTCGCGCTTCGAGGAGCATCACAAGGTCAAGTACTCCATCGGCGCCTTGCGCAGCGCGGCCGAGCTGGCCGACCGCTACATCAACGACCGCCACCTGCCCGACAAGGCCGTGGACGTGATCGACGAGGCCGGCGCCAGCCAGCGCCTGCGTCCGCCGTCACGGCGCAAGAAGACCATCGGCGTCGCCGAGATCGAGCATGTCATCGCACTGATGGCGCGCATTCCGGAAAAGTCGGTTTCCGCCTCCGACAAGGAAACGCTGCGCAACCTGGAGCGCGATCTCAAGATGGTCGTTTACGGCCAGGATAAGGCGATCGAGACCCTGGCCACATCGATCAAGATGCAGCGCTCCGGACTGGGCAACGAGACCCGCCCGATCGGATCGTTCCTGTTCGCCGGACCGACCGGTGTCGGCAAGACCGAGGTCACCCGCCAGCTCGCACGCATCATGGGATTGGAGCTGGTCCGGTTCGACATGTCCGAGTACATGGAACGGCATACCGTATCGCGCCTGATCGGCGCACCGCCCGGTTATGTCGGCTACGACCAGGGCGGCCTGCTGACCGAGGCCATATCCAAGAACCCGCATGTGGTGCTGCTGCTGGACGAGATCGAGAAGGCGCATCCGGATGTCTTCAACCTGCTGCTGCAGGTCATGGATCACGGCACGCTGACCGACAACAACGGCCGCAAGGCGGATTTCCGCAATGTCATCCTGGTCATGACCACCAATGCCGGGGCGCACGAGATGAACCGACCCTCCATCGGCTTCACCCAGCAGGACCACAGCTCGGACGCCATGGAGGCGATACGCAAGCTGTTCACCCCGGAGTTCCGCAACCGGCTCGACGCCATCGTGCAGTTCGCGCCGCTCGACCCGACCGTGATCGTACAGGTCGTGGACAAGTTCATCTTCGAGCTGGAGGCGCAGCTGCAGGAACAGCAGGTGACGCTGGACCTCGACGAGGCGGCGCGGCTGTGGCTGGCCGAGCACGGCTACGACCCGAAGATGGGTGCACGGCCGATGGCGCGGCTGATCCAGCAGCACATCAAGAAGCCGCTGGCGGAGGAATTACTGTTCGGCCGGCTCGTGGGCGGCGGTCACCTGCTGATTCACCTGGAAGACGGCGAACTCGCCTTTGATATCGAGGGCAAGGCGCTGCCGGTCACCTGA
- the infA gene encoding translation initiation factor IF-1: MAKEDHIEMEGTVVETLPNTMFRVELENGHVVTAHISGKMRKHYIRILRGDKVTVELTPYDLTKGRIIYRAR; this comes from the coding sequence ATGGCAAAAGAAGATCACATCGAGATGGAGGGGACCGTGGTCGAGACCCTTCCGAACACCATGTTCCGGGTCGAACTGGAGAACGGCCATGTGGTGACGGCGCATATTTCCGGCAAGATGCGCAAACATTACATCCGCATCCTGCGCGGCGACAAGGTCACTGTCGAGCTGACCCCCTACGACCTGACCAAGGGGCGCATCATCTACCGCGCCCGCTAG
- the aat gene encoding leucyl/phenylalanyl-tRNA--protein transferase, whose translation MIRSNDTAPFWIDSKDPASGFPDVELALRDPDGLLALGGDLSLPRLLAAYRRGIFPWYGPRQPILWWSPDPRLVLYPSDLHVSHSLARTLRRERFRVSFDRDFPAVIRHCAAPRPGQAGTWIIPEMQAAYIALHTAGYAHSAECWRDDVLVGGLYGVALGRIFFGESMFAREPDASKVAFVQLVRLLQQRGFRLIDCQVHTAHLASLGAITMPRREFVRILAESCADGPAPGRWRISVEDGI comes from the coding sequence ATGATACGCAGCAACGACACGGCACCGTTCTGGATCGACAGCAAGGATCCGGCGTCCGGCTTCCCGGACGTCGAACTCGCCCTGCGGGATCCCGACGGCCTGCTTGCGCTGGGCGGAGACCTGTCCCTGCCGCGGCTGCTCGCGGCCTACCGCCGGGGCATCTTTCCCTGGTACGGACCCCGCCAGCCGATCCTGTGGTGGTCGCCGGACCCGCGCCTGGTACTGTACCCATCGGACCTGCATGTCTCGCACAGCCTCGCCAGAACGCTGCGCCGGGAACGGTTCCGCGTCAGCTTCGATCGCGACTTTCCGGCGGTCATCCGCCACTGCGCCGCGCCGCGACCCGGGCAGGCCGGGACCTGGATCATCCCCGAGATGCAGGCGGCCTACATCGCGCTGCACACCGCCGGTTACGCGCATTCGGCGGAATGCTGGCGCGACGACGTCCTGGTCGGCGGGCTCTACGGGGTCGCGCTGGGTCGTATTTTCTTCGGTGAATCAATGTTCGCCCGCGAACCGGATGCGTCCAAGGTGGCGTTCGTCCAGCTGGTGAGACTGCTGCAGCAGCGCGGTTTTCGCCTGATCGACTGCCAGGTGCACACCGCGCACCTGGCCAGCCTGGGCGCAATCACCATGCCGCGCCGGGAATTCGTGCGGATCCTCGCCGAATCCTGTGCCGACGGCCCTGCCCCCGGGCGCTGGCGGATCTCGGTAGAAGACGGGATATGA
- a CDS encoding GNAT family N-acetyltransferase, protein MEPRCRHRASLLRHEFLAALERHDCVGAHYGWLPRHLAAYGADGRLCGAVPLYLKDNSYGEFVFDWAWADAYHRAGLPYYPKLVAAIPYTPVTGARILVAADADRDAVAQALVDAALALTAAAGASSLHWLFTDPADTALLVARGLLRRSSCHFHWHNRGYTSFDDFLAGLTSRKRKKIRRERRYVADAGIRMEILHGGEVTPAQWRVMHDFYRTTFEKKSGIPTLSLAFFEEIGRTMGDQVVLVLALHDQLPVAGAIMLRSPTALYGRHWGCRADYHSLHFETCYYQGIEYAIRHGLELFEPGAQGEHKISRGFLPSYTWSAHWLRDERFRAAIAHYLNQEHTLMVAYHDDLQETSPYRTGDGDGGSGDGQAGGQQ, encoded by the coding sequence CTGGAACCGCGTTGCCGGCACCGCGCATCCCTTCTCAGGCACGAATTCCTCGCCGCCCTGGAGCGGCATGATTGCGTCGGCGCGCACTATGGCTGGCTGCCGCGCCATCTCGCCGCCTACGGCGCGGACGGCCGGCTGTGCGGTGCGGTGCCGCTGTACCTCAAGGACAATTCCTACGGCGAGTTCGTCTTCGACTGGGCCTGGGCCGATGCCTATCATCGCGCCGGCCTGCCCTATTACCCGAAGCTCGTGGCCGCCATCCCCTATACGCCCGTTACCGGCGCCCGCATCCTGGTGGCAGCGGATGCCGACCGCGACGCGGTGGCGCAGGCGCTGGTCGATGCCGCGCTGGCACTGACCGCGGCGGCCGGGGCCTCCTCGCTGCACTGGCTGTTCACCGATCCCGCGGATACCGCCCTGCTGGTCGCGCGCGGGCTGCTGCGCCGCAGCAGCTGTCACTTTCACTGGCATAACAGAGGCTACACGTCGTTCGACGATTTTCTGGCAGGCCTGACCTCACGCAAGCGCAAGAAGATCCGCCGCGAGCGCCGTTACGTGGCGGATGCGGGTATCCGCATGGAAATCCTGCACGGCGGCGAGGTAACGCCCGCGCAGTGGCGGGTCATGCATGATTTCTACCGCACGACCTTCGAGAAGAAATCCGGCATCCCGACCCTGTCGCTGGCGTTCTTCGAGGAGATCGGCCGCACCATGGGCGACCAGGTGGTGCTGGTGTTAGCGCTGCACGATCAGCTTCCGGTCGCCGGCGCCATCATGCTGCGCAGCCCGACGGCGCTGTACGGACGTCACTGGGGTTGCCGCGCGGACTATCACAGCCTGCATTTCGAGACCTGCTACTACCAGGGTATCGAGTACGCCATCCGGCACGGTCTGGAACTGTTCGAACCGGGCGCCCAGGGCGAGCACAAGATCAGCCGCGGCTTCCTGCCCAGTTATACCTGGTCCGCCCACTGGCTCCGGGACGAGCGATTTCGCGCCGCGATCGCGCATTACCTGAACCAGGAACATACCCTGATGGTCGCGTATCATGACGACCTGCAGGAGACCTCGCCCTACCGTACGGGCGACGGCGACGGCGGCAGCGGAGACGGGCAGGCAGGCGGCCAGCAATGA
- the trxB gene encoding thioredoxin-disulfide reductase, with amino-acid sequence MSDIKHCRLLILGSGPAGYTAAVYAARANLAPVLVTGLEQGGQLMTTTEVENWPGGAPDLQGPGLMEEMRRHAERFNTEIVFDHIHSVDFSRRPFSLTGDSGTYSCDALIIATGASAMYLGLPSEEAFKGKGVSACATCDGFFYRQQQVAVIGGGNTAVEEALYLANIAAHVTLVHRRDELRAEKILQDRLFRKQEEGLVTILWDSVLEEVLGDASGVTGMRVRNIKDDNTSDIELTGVFIAIGHRPNTQIFDGQLDMANGYIKVRSGLEGMATATSVEGIFAAGDVSDHVYRQAITSAGTGCMAALDAEAYLDNLAHRSGG; translated from the coding sequence ATGAGCGATATCAAGCACTGCCGCCTTCTCATCCTCGGATCCGGACCGGCTGGCTACACGGCCGCGGTCTATGCCGCACGCGCCAATCTGGCGCCGGTGCTGGTGACCGGCCTGGAACAGGGCGGCCAGCTCATGACCACTACGGAGGTGGAGAACTGGCCGGGTGGCGCGCCCGACCTGCAGGGGCCTGGACTGATGGAGGAGATGCGCCGGCACGCGGAACGCTTCAATACCGAGATCGTGTTCGACCACATCCACAGTGTCGATTTCAGTCGCCGCCCCTTCTCGCTCACGGGTGATTCCGGCACCTATAGCTGCGATGCGCTCATCATCGCGACCGGCGCCTCGGCGATGTACCTGGGACTGCCTTCGGAGGAGGCGTTCAAGGGCAAGGGCGTCTCGGCCTGCGCCACCTGCGACGGCTTCTTCTACCGGCAACAGCAGGTGGCGGTGATCGGCGGCGGCAACACCGCGGTGGAGGAAGCGCTCTATCTTGCGAATATCGCTGCACACGTCACCCTGGTGCACCGGCGCGACGAACTGCGTGCCGAGAAGATCCTGCAGGACCGGCTGTTCCGCAAGCAGGAAGAAGGCCTGGTCACGATCCTGTGGGACAGCGTGCTGGAAGAGGTGCTGGGCGATGCCAGCGGCGTCACCGGCATGCGTGTCAGGAACATCAAGGACGACAACACGTCCGACATCGAACTGACCGGCGTGTTCATCGCCATCGGCCACCGGCCCAACACGCAGATATTCGATGGCCAGCTGGACATGGCCAACGGCTACATCAAGGTGCGCAGCGGCCTGGAAGGCATGGCGACCGCCACCAGCGTCGAGGGCATTTTCGCCGCGGGCGACGTCAGCGACCACGTCTACCGCCAGGCGATCACCTCGGCCGGCACCGGCTGTATGGCCGCCCTGGATGCCGAGGCCTATCTCGACAACCTGGCGCACCGTTCCGGGGGCTGA
- the ald gene encoding alanine dehydrogenase, whose amino-acid sequence MKIGIPREIKPLEGRVALSPDACAALVQAGHAVYVEQGAGLLSGFSDAGYSAAGATLCPSAAATYAAAQLLVKVKEPIAGDLAHLRKDHLLFCFLHLAPEPALTRRLLEIGLTAIAFETVETDSGELPLLAPMSDIAGRLATQIGTHLLHQPQGGKGLLLGGLPGVGRGRVVVLGAGHAGGNAAAMAAAIGAEVTVFDLRRDRLAAMRALGNNVTSLYPYPDNVRTHVAAADLLIGAVLRTGARAPHVVTRELVASMEPGSVVVDISVDQGGCIETTRPTTYADPTYVEAGVVHFCVTNMPGAVPHSASHAISAALLPYVLQLAQAGWEDVAELRRGINVRAGAVIHPALQVNT is encoded by the coding sequence GTGAAGATCGGGATTCCACGGGAGATCAAGCCCCTGGAGGGGCGCGTCGCACTCAGCCCGGACGCCTGCGCCGCGCTGGTGCAGGCGGGACATGCGGTGTACGTGGAGCAGGGCGCCGGGCTGTTGTCCGGCTTCAGCGATGCCGGCTACAGCGCGGCAGGCGCGACACTGTGTCCCTCCGCCGCCGCGACCTACGCGGCGGCCCAGCTGCTGGTCAAGGTCAAGGAGCCGATCGCGGGCGACCTCGCGCACCTGCGCAAGGACCACCTGCTGTTCTGTTTTCTGCATCTGGCGCCCGAGCCCGCGCTGACCCGCAGGCTGCTGGAGATCGGGCTGACCGCCATCGCCTTCGAAACCGTGGAAACCGACAGCGGCGAGCTGCCGCTGCTGGCCCCGATGAGCGACATCGCCGGCCGGCTGGCGACGCAGATTGGCACGCACCTGCTGCATCAGCCTCAGGGCGGCAAGGGTCTGCTGCTCGGCGGGCTGCCGGGTGTCGGGCGCGGTCGCGTGGTGGTGCTCGGCGCCGGGCATGCCGGAGGCAATGCGGCGGCCATGGCGGCCGCGATCGGCGCCGAGGTCACGGTATTCGACCTGCGCCGCGACCGGCTGGCCGCCATGCGCGCGCTCGGCAACAATGTCACCAGCCTGTATCCTTACCCCGACAACGTGCGCACGCATGTTGCCGCCGCCGACCTGCTGATCGGCGCGGTTTTGCGCACCGGTGCGCGGGCGCCGCACGTCGTCACGCGCGAACTGGTGGCCAGCATGGAGCCGGGCAGCGTGGTCGTCGACATCTCGGTCGACCAGGGTGGCTGTATCGAGACCACGCGACCGACGACCTATGCGGACCCGACCTACGTCGAGGCAGGCGTCGTGCATTTCTGCGTGACCAACATGCCCGGTGCCGTGCCGCACAGCGCCAGTCATGCGATTTCGGCAGCCCTGCTGCCCTATGTGCTGCAACTCGCGCAGGCGGGCTGGGAGGATGTCGCCGAGCTGCGCCGGGGCATCAACGTGCGCGCAGGCGCGGTGATCCACCCGGCCTTGCAAGTCAATACTTGA
- a CDS encoding DNA translocase FtsK 4TM domain-containing protein, which yields MTRGLREGALLLLGTLGIFLLVSLASYHPADPGWSNSGAVTHISNAGGLIGAWLADVLLYLLGFLAYLFPVMIAYSGWLVYRDHSPTGGIDLHVLAVRWAGFLLTVGAGCGLAALEAGNTNSGLPAGAGGVLGKVITGGLIDVVSPVGTMLFLLALFLTGVTLFTGISWLSVMDFIGKHTLTAGDFLYYYGAMVPEYLAARRARNERKEVIETVQRKLAARKPVRIEPVIEKPPVSDRKERERQVPLFDPPEDGELPPLSLLDEPRESQAGYSEAALEAMSRLVEMKLLDFNIEVEVVAVNPGPVITRFELDLGPGVKVSQITNLAKDIARALSAISVRVVEVIPGKSVIGLEIPNENRAIITLGEILNTREYDDSSSPLTLALGKDISGVPVVVDLAKMPHLLVAGTTGSGKSVGINAMVLSLLFKTLPKDVRLIMIDPKMLELSVYEGIPHLLTPVVTDMNDAANALRWCVGEMERRYRLMAALGVRNIASYNRKVREAIEADEPIEDPLFNPEEALEGTEHPTLETLPYIVIIIDELADMMMVVGKKVEELIARLAQKARAAGVHLILATQRPSVDVITGLIKANIPTRIAFQVSSKIDSRTILDQMGAEQLLGHGDMLYVAPGTSVPVRVHGAFVSDQEVHKVTAHLKGRSEPEYLIDILEMPSEPVPGLSPANGGGTGDDTESDPLYDQAVMIVTQTRKASISGVQRRLKIGYNRAARMIEHMEETGVVGPMETNGSRQVLAPPPPD from the coding sequence GTGACCCGCGGCCTGCGCGAGGGCGCGCTGCTGCTGCTCGGCACGCTCGGCATCTTCCTGCTGGTCTCGCTGGCCAGTTACCACCCGGCAGATCCCGGCTGGTCCAACAGCGGGGCGGTCACCCACATCAGCAATGCCGGTGGCCTGATCGGGGCGTGGCTGGCCGACGTGCTGCTCTACCTGCTCGGATTCCTGGCCTATCTGTTTCCCGTCATGATCGCCTACAGCGGCTGGCTGGTTTACCGCGACCACAGCCCGACCGGCGGCATCGATCTGCACGTGCTCGCGGTGCGCTGGGCGGGTTTCCTGCTGACGGTCGGCGCCGGCTGCGGCCTGGCGGCGCTGGAAGCGGGCAATACCAACAGCGGCCTGCCGGCCGGCGCCGGCGGCGTCCTCGGCAAAGTGATCACCGGCGGCCTGATCGACGTGGTCAGCCCGGTCGGCACCATGTTGTTCCTGCTGGCCCTGTTCCTGACCGGGGTCACCCTGTTCACCGGCATATCGTGGCTGTCGGTCATGGATTTCATCGGCAAGCACACGCTGACCGCGGGCGACTTCCTGTATTACTACGGCGCGATGGTCCCGGAATACCTGGCGGCGCGGCGCGCGCGTAACGAGCGCAAGGAAGTGATAGAGACGGTGCAGCGGAAGCTGGCCGCCCGCAAACCGGTGCGGATCGAACCCGTCATCGAAAAGCCGCCCGTCAGCGATCGCAAGGAGCGCGAGCGCCAGGTCCCGCTGTTCGACCCGCCGGAAGACGGTGAACTGCCGCCGCTGTCGCTGCTGGACGAGCCGCGCGAATCCCAGGCGGGCTACTCGGAAGCTGCGCTGGAGGCGATGTCGCGCCTGGTCGAGATGAAACTGCTCGACTTCAACATCGAGGTGGAGGTCGTCGCCGTCAATCCAGGCCCGGTGATCACGCGCTTCGAGCTGGATCTCGGCCCCGGGGTCAAGGTCAGCCAGATCACCAACCTGGCCAAGGACATCGCGCGCGCGCTGTCCGCGATCAGCGTGCGCGTGGTCGAGGTCATCCCGGGCAAATCGGTGATCGGGCTGGAGATCCCCAACGAAAACCGCGCCATCATCACGCTGGGCGAGATCCTGAACACGCGCGAATACGATGACTCGTCCTCGCCGCTGACCCTGGCGCTGGGCAAGGATATCAGCGGCGTGCCGGTGGTGGTGGACCTGGCGAAGATGCCGCACCTGCTGGTGGCCGGCACCACCGGCTCCGGCAAATCGGTCGGCATCAACGCCATGGTACTGAGTCTGCTGTTCAAGACCCTGCCGAAGGACGTGCGCCTGATCATGATCGATCCGAAGATGCTCGAACTTTCGGTGTACGAGGGCATCCCGCACCTGCTCACCCCGGTGGTCACCGACATGAACGACGCCGCCAATGCGCTGCGCTGGTGCGTCGGCGAGATGGAACGGCGCTACCGCCTGATGGCCGCGCTCGGAGTGCGCAACATCGCGAGCTACAACCGCAAGGTCAGGGAGGCCATCGAGGCGGACGAACCCATCGAGGACCCGCTGTTCAATCCCGAGGAGGCGCTGGAAGGTACCGAGCACCCGACGCTGGAGACGCTGCCCTACATCGTGATCATCATCGACGAGCTCGCCGACATGATGATGGTGGTGGGCAAGAAGGTCGAGGAACTGATCGCGCGTCTGGCGCAGAAGGCGCGTGCGGCCGGGGTGCATCTCATCCTCGCCACCCAGCGGCCCTCGGTCGATGTCATCACCGGCCTGATCAAGGCCAATATCCCGACCCGCATCGCCTTCCAGGTTTCGTCCAAGATCGACTCGCGCACCATCCTCGACCAGATGGGCGCCGAGCAGCTGCTCGGGCACGGCGACATGCTCTATGTCGCGCCCGGTACCAGCGTCCCGGTCCGGGTGCACGGCGCCTTCGTGTCCGACCAGGAGGTGCACAAGGTCACCGCGCACCTCAAGGGTCGCTCCGAGCCGGAGTACCTGATCGATATTCTGGAGATGCCCAGCGAGCCGGTCCCCGGGCTGTCACCGGCCAACGGCGGCGGTACCGGCGACGACACCGAATCCGACCCGCTCTACGACCAGGCCGTGATGATCGTGACCCAGACCCGCAAGGCCTCGATCTCCGGTGTCCAGCGCCGGCTCAAGATCGGCTACAACCGCGCCGCGCGCATGATTGAACATATGGAGGAAACCGGTGTCGTAGGCCCCATGGAAACCAACGGCAGCCGCCAGGTGCTGGCGCCGCCGCCGCCCGACTGA
- the lolA gene encoding outer membrane lipoprotein chaperone LolA has product MPIRLIKVLCTALLCLATPVLAGTTPAYVERFFSDLVTLQADFDQLVVDSSARTVQSSRGQLWIMRPGRFRWDYLAPYKQQLVADGERVWSYDEDLEQVTVQPANEVLTATPAMLLSGSRPLAEAFTIEEVANGQVRLTPRTDDSNITTLTLAFADGVLSRIEAHDSFGNTTTFSFSNVVRNPPLGKELFHFEPPPGADVVGATD; this is encoded by the coding sequence ATGCCCATCCGTCTGATCAAGGTCCTGTGCACGGCCCTGCTGTGCCTGGCCACGCCGGTGCTGGCGGGAACAACACCGGCGTACGTGGAGCGTTTCTTCAGCGATCTGGTCACCCTGCAGGCCGATTTCGACCAACTGGTGGTCGACAGCAGCGCCCGGACCGTCCAGTCGTCACGCGGCCAGCTTTGGATCATGCGTCCGGGGCGCTTCCGCTGGGATTATCTCGCCCCGTACAAGCAGCAACTCGTTGCCGATGGCGAGCGGGTCTGGTCGTATGACGAGGACCTGGAACAGGTCACTGTGCAGCCTGCGAACGAGGTGCTGACCGCGACCCCCGCGATGCTGCTCAGCGGCAGCCGGCCACTGGCCGAGGCATTCACCATCGAGGAAGTGGCGAACGGGCAGGTGCGGCTCACCCCGCGCACGGACGACAGCAACATCACCACGCTCACGCTCGCCTTTGCCGACGGCGTGCTGTCCCGCATCGAGGCGCACGACAGCTTTGGCAACACCACGACCTTCAGCTTCAGCAACGTGGTCCGCAACCCGCCGCTCGGAAAGGAACTCTTCCACTTCGAGCCGCCGCCCGGGGCGGATGTGGTGGGAGCAACCGACTGA